The Hippoglossus stenolepis isolate QCI-W04-F060 chromosome 11, HSTE1.2, whole genome shotgun sequence genome includes a window with the following:
- the gadd45aa gene encoding growth arrest and DNA-damage-inducible, alpha, a yields the protein MYKMTFEELNGDYSQERMDSVAKALEEVLSSALPQGCITVGVYEAAKSLNVDPDNVVLCILATDDEDVKDVALQIHFTLIQAFCCENDINILRVNNTRRLAEILGGGAGGKQTGGEPMDLHCVLVTIPHSTSWKDPALSKVNRFCRESRCMDQWVPIINLPER from the exons ATGTACAAAATGACATTTGAGGAGCTAAACGGAGATTATTCTCAAGAAAG AATGGATTCAGTGGCGAAGGCTTTGGAAGAAGTCCTCAGCTCGGCTCTGCCGCAGGGCTGCATCACAGTCGGTGTGTACGAGGCGGCCAAGTCTCTCAACGT aGACCCTGACAATGTGGTTCTGTGCATCCTGGCCACCGACGACGAGGACGTGAAAGACGTGGCCCTGCAGATCCACTTCACCCTCATCCAGGCTTTTTGCTGCGAGAACGACATCAACATCCTCAGAGTCAACAACACCCGGCGCCTGGCAGAGATCCTGGGAGGGGGAGCTGGTGGGAAACAGACCGGAGGGGAACCCATGGATCTCCACTGCGTCCTGGTCACT ATCCCACACTCGACGTCGTGGAAGGACCCCGCTTTGAGTAAAGTGAACCGCTTCTGCAGAGAGAGCCGCTGCATGGACCAGTGGGTACCAATCATCAACCTGCCTGAGCGATGA